The Actinomycetota bacterium DNA segment TCGCCCGAGTCGAGCACCTGCAGGATCCGCTCGCGGCTGGCCGCGCCCCTGGCCAGGGTCCTGGCCAGCCGGGCCAGGGCCCGGATGGGGCCGTACAGGCTGGACAGGTAGGCGAGCACCACCAGCAGCGTCCCCAGGGTCATGCGCCCGCTGGTCACCGCCGTCACCCCCATCCACAGCACCAGCCCACCCCCGGCGGCCAGCAGCAGGTCGGTCACCGGCGACCAGCGCGCCTCCAGGTCCACGGCGGCCAGGGCCGCCCGCACGGCCCCGCGGCTGCGGCCGGAGAACTGCCCGCCGGCCTCCCCCTCGCGGGTGAACGCCTGGACGACCCGGACGTTGCGCAGCACCTCGGTGGCCTCGCTGGCCAGGGCGGCGTCGGCGTCCCGGGAGGCCCGTTGAGCGGCCCGGATGCGCCGCCGCCGCAGCGCCACCACCAGCGCCAGCGGCGGGGCCACGGCCAGGGCGACCAGCCCAAGGGTGAGGTCGACGGCCAGCACGACCACGACCATCCCGGCCAGCGTCAGCACCTCGGGCACCAGCACCGTGAACCACGCCACCATCGAGTCCTCGACCCTGGCCACGTCCCCGGTGAGCCGGGTCACCAGGTCCCCCGACCGGTGCCGGTCGTGGAACGGCAGGGCCAGCCCGAGCATCCGCCCGAACACGGCCTCTCTGAGATCGGCCCCGACCCGCTCGGCCGTGGCCGCGGTCAGGTAGGTGACCAGGTACCCGACCAGTGCCGCGACCCCCACCAGCCCGATCCCCGCCACCGCGGCCACCGCCGCCAGACCCGCCGGCCCGAGCCCGTCGAGCACCGCCAGCGGCCCCCCCAGCGGCTGCCCCCCGATGGCGTTGTCCACCGCCACCTTCAACGGCCACGGCCGCGCCAGGTCGAGCAGGGTCTCCACCAGGATCAGCCCGGACGCGAGCGCCAGGCTCCCCCGGTAGGGCCGCAGGAACCCGCGGAGGGTCGGGGAACGACGGGTGGAGGGGTGGGTCGGGGTCGGGGCAACGGTTGAGGAGCGAGGCGGGGTCGGGAGGGCGGGGGTTGGTGAGGTTCGTGGGGTCATCCGAGCCTCCCGAGGCGGGCTCGGGCCCGAAACCCCGCCGCGACCATGGCCGCCAGCAGCACCGCCCCCGTGACCCCGGCCACGCCGACCAGGTCGGAGGGTGTGGAACGCGCCGCGACCCCCGGCCGACGCTCCGCGACGCTCCCCACCGGGGGCGCGGGCTCAGGCGCGGAGAGCCGGGTCGAGGCCGCCTGCGAGGCTCCCCGTGCGGCCGTGGAGGCCAGGCCTGCGCCTGGGGCGGTGGCATGCCGCCCCGGGTTGGCGAGCTCCGGGGCGGCCTCGGCGGCCCCGGCCGGCCCCTGGGCCGAGGGTGCACGGCGCTCGGCGTCGTCGTCGCCGTCGGCGTGGCCGTCCTCCGACCCGTCCCCGCCGTGACCCGAGCCCGGGCCGTTCGAGCCGTGGTGGCTGGGGCCGCTGTCGTCGCCGGGGCCCGGGTCGGCCAGGGCCGGGGTGGTGGCGGCCAGGGTGAGGAGCGCCGCGAACGCGAGGGAGGTCGCGAG contains these protein-coding regions:
- a CDS encoding ABC transporter ATP-binding protein encodes the protein MTPRTSPTPALPTPPRSSTVAPTPTHPSTRRSPTLRGFLRPYRGSLALASGLILVETLLDLARPWPLKVAVDNAIGGQPLGGPLAVLDGLGPAGLAAVAAVAGIGLVGVAALVGYLVTYLTAATAERVGADLREAVFGRMLGLALPFHDRHRSGDLVTRLTGDVARVEDSMVAWFTVLVPEVLTLAGMVVVVLAVDLTLGLVALAVAPPLALVVALRRRRIRAAQRASRDADAALASEATEVLRNVRVVQAFTREGEAGGQFSGRSRGAVRAALAAVDLEARWSPVTDLLLAAGGGLVLWMGVTAVTSGRMTLGTLLVVLAYLSSLYGPIRALARLARTLARGAASRERILQVLDSGEVVPEAPDPVPAEPPRRGLAVRGVWFAYAEGAPVLRHLDLEVAAGERVCVVGPTGAGKSTLLSLLLRFYDPDAGAIELDGVDLRRLELASLRNRFALVPQDPWMLDGTIADNIAFGRRSWGGSGASPPEWTGDRRRKCGRSPPSADWGT